A genomic stretch from Pararhizobium sp. IMCC21322 includes:
- a CDS encoding cupin domain-containing protein — protein MSQKFRRVVTGHDENGVATVISDEEASCILSRPNRPGVTLINLWMNDKTPAAMELHGDPVTGPLILHPPKNGSVFRIVQFDPEDPEVLAKLDGKSAFAEMGAGANIVENARHPFMHRTDSLDYTVVLSGEIYMMMDEDEYLLKAGDTVVQQGTNHAWSNRGTVPCLIAFILVDAEK, from the coding sequence ATGTCGCAGAAATTCAGACGCGTCGTTACCGGCCATGATGAGAACGGCGTCGCAACCGTCATTTCTGATGAGGAGGCAAGCTGCATTCTGAGCCGCCCAAACCGCCCCGGCGTCACACTGATTAATCTGTGGATGAACGACAAGACACCGGCGGCAATGGAACTGCATGGTGACCCGGTCACCGGGCCCCTCATCCTGCATCCTCCGAAAAATGGCTCCGTGTTTCGCATTGTTCAGTTCGATCCGGAAGATCCGGAAGTTTTGGCTAAACTGGATGGAAAGTCAGCCTTTGCCGAAATGGGTGCGGGCGCAAACATCGTGGAAAATGCCCGCCATCCCTTTATGCATCGCACGGATTCGCTCGACTATACGGTGGTTCTGAGCGGCGAAATTTACATGATGATGGATGAAGACGAGTATCTGCTGAAGGCAGGCGACACAGTTGTTCAACAGGGTACGAACCACGCCTGGTCCAATCGCGGCACCGTACCATGCCTGATCGCATTCATTCTGGTTGATGCTGAAAAATAG
- a CDS encoding TRAP transporter fused permease subunit — MDRLFKHAILIVAFVVGLFHLLNVAGLLVLSTRDIRVFHLMMMLVLLFLTNPTLPRFEDAFFDKIVRLGLVFLSCATSLYIMSRWKDIAMSGGETEALDAWVGLLLIVLVLEGARRGVGLVLSIICLAFFTYPFYSEFLPGALASRGYRVTRMSELLTTTSQGIYGIPLGVSATYIILFSIYGSFLSVFGAGDFFFRLANRLTKNMRAAGAKTAVIFSTLLGMISGSAAGNVAVTGTLTIPMMKKEGYAPHQAGAIEAVVSTGGQLMPPVMGAAAFIMAEIVGIPYSDVMQVAIIPALLFFTSLFFVVHLRAAKSNIQPLEQPEDDDEPLWMIIVKGGQYIIPFGTLIAMMLNGFSPFKASFYSILVLLVLHVVWERRISFEMVRKSAEAITEGAKSVIPIAIACAAAGIIAGTLGTTGLGSKISGLIISASGGFTFLALVFTMLTAIILGMGLPTTAAYLILATVVAPALAKMGVPLLTAHLFVFFYGCVSTITPPVALASYVAAGIAKANINKVGWTAFAYGITCYILPFMFFYGPALLMQGPWSEIVLAVISGGFGVFCIAAFVVGQFRAPLILPMRVLVGLAGIALLHQGILTDAIGLAAIAVVWTLTKPAQVLNT; from the coding sequence ATGGACAGACTGTTCAAACACGCGATTCTGATCGTGGCATTTGTGGTCGGGCTGTTCCATCTGCTGAACGTTGCTGGCCTTCTCGTTCTGTCGACCCGGGACATCCGCGTATTTCATCTGATGATGATGCTCGTCCTGCTGTTCCTCACAAACCCCACCCTGCCAAGATTTGAAGACGCGTTTTTTGACAAGATAGTGCGCCTCGGCCTTGTGTTCCTCAGCTGCGCCACGAGCCTTTACATAATGTCGCGCTGGAAAGACATTGCCATGAGTGGCGGTGAAACCGAGGCGCTGGATGCCTGGGTTGGGCTGCTGCTGATTGTTCTGGTATTGGAGGGCGCGCGACGAGGCGTTGGCCTGGTGCTGTCAATTATCTGCCTCGCCTTTTTTACCTATCCATTCTACAGCGAATTCCTGCCCGGCGCACTGGCCAGTCGCGGCTACAGAGTCACGCGCATGTCGGAACTTCTGACCACCACCTCTCAGGGTATTTACGGCATCCCGTTGGGCGTATCAGCCACTTACATCATACTTTTCTCGATCTACGGATCATTCCTGAGCGTCTTTGGTGCTGGCGACTTCTTCTTCCGTCTTGCCAACCGGCTGACTAAAAACATGCGAGCGGCAGGCGCAAAGACCGCGGTCATCTTCAGTACATTGCTTGGCATGATTTCCGGCTCCGCCGCAGGCAATGTTGCAGTGACAGGTACCTTGACCATTCCGATGATGAAGAAGGAAGGCTACGCGCCGCATCAGGCCGGTGCCATTGAAGCTGTCGTATCGACCGGTGGACAACTCATGCCACCAGTTATGGGTGCCGCTGCTTTTATCATGGCCGAAATCGTCGGCATTCCATATTCCGACGTCATGCAAGTTGCGATTATTCCCGCATTGCTGTTTTTTACCTCACTGTTTTTCGTGGTTCATTTACGCGCTGCCAAGAGCAATATCCAGCCGCTGGAACAGCCAGAAGACGATGATGAACCGCTCTGGATGATCATCGTCAAAGGTGGCCAATACATCATTCCATTCGGCACGCTTATTGCCATGATGCTGAACGGGTTTTCGCCCTTCAAAGCGTCATTCTATTCCATTCTGGTGTTGCTGGTTTTGCATGTTGTCTGGGAGCGCCGCATTTCATTCGAGATGGTGCGCAAATCGGCAGAAGCCATTACCGAAGGGGCCAAAAGCGTTATTCCAATCGCGATTGCCTGTGCCGCTGCCGGCATCATTGCCGGCACACTTGGCACCACCGGCCTTGGTTCCAAAATCTCCGGTCTGATCATTTCAGCTTCCGGAGGATTCACATTCCTGGCCTTGGTGTTCACCATGCTGACCGCCATTATTCTGGGTATGGGTCTGCCAACCACGGCGGCCTATCTCATTCTGGCAACAGTGGTTGCCCCCGCTCTTGCGAAAATGGGCGTGCCTTTGCTGACTGCCCATTTGTTCGTATTTTTCTATGGCTGTGTGTCCACCATAACGCCTCCGGTGGCATTGGCGTCCTATGTGGCAGCGGGCATAGCTAAAGCCAACATCAACAAGGTTGGATGGACGGCCTTTGCTTATGGCATCACCTGCTACATTCTCCCCTTCATGTTCTTCTACGGCCCTGCGCTGCTGATGCAGGGACCCTGGAGCGAGATTGTATTGGCGGTTATCAGCGGCGGCTTTGGTGTTTTCTGCATTGCCGCCTTTGTGGTTGGGCAGTTCCGTGCACCGCTGATCTTGCCAATGCGTGTGCTTGTTGGCTTGGCTGGAATTGCTTTGCTGCATCAAGGAATTCTCACTGATGCTATCGGCCTTGCAGCCATAGCTGTAGTCTGGACACTCACCAAACCTGCTCAAGTTTTGAACACCTAG